In a single window of the Candidatus Nezhaarchaeales archaeon genome:
- a CDS encoding PadR family transcriptional regulator, which produces MKYILYYCKIFLTIMVKAPIERLKKKLLKENLWLFIFRLLKEGDCHAYKLRRRIKEEFGFWTGSVTGYKVLYLLEKGGYVESYREGRRKFYRLTEKGLKQLEEAKNFLKEIYSLI; this is translated from the coding sequence GTGAAATATATTTTATACTACTGTAAAATATTTTTAACGATTATGGTTAAAGCACCTATTGAAAGGCTTAAGAAGAAGCTCCTTAAAGAAAACCTATGGCTCTTCATATTCAGGCTCCTTAAGGAAGGCGACTGTCATGCCTACAAGCTAAGGAGAAGGATTAAAGAGGAGTTCGGTTTTTGGACCGGGAGCGTTACAGGGTATAAGGTTCTCTACCTACTTGAGAAGGGAGGCTACGTTGAATCCTATAGGGAAGGGAGGAGGAAATTCTATAGGTTAACGGAGAAAGGATTAAAACAGTTGGAGGAAGCTAAAAACTTCCTCAAGGAAATCTACTCATTGATATAG